In Rosa rugosa chromosome 4, drRosRugo1.1, whole genome shotgun sequence, the genomic stretch TAAAAATAGTTTTGTTTTGCTATTTATTTGAGTATCTCTGTTTTTTAAGTCTTGTCTACATTCATAAGAGGAGTACAAAAGTCAAGTTGATTGAACAGATTTGAAGCTACTTTTCTCATGGTTAATAATTGAAAAGCCTTCATTAGATACTGGCTCACCTTGACTCTGTATTTGCGAGTGATTGTTTTGAGCGACAAGTTTCGTTTCCTGTTGTGACTAAACGTTGACAACTGCTCTGCTTATTTTGACCCTGCAACACTCAGATCAAATTGCATAATTGTGCAGCTGACTCTGTGAGTTAGTTTCTCCTAACTTTCATTCGCCAAAATGGAAAATTTTGGATTATATGTAGTTTTTGAAATGTGCATATAATATGATGGCTGGATTATAGAATTGTGATTCGATTCCAATGCTTTTATCACATGATCAGTTTATATATATGTTAGATTTACTTAGGGCATGCTTTGGTTGTCACTCTTTGTTAATGTGAGAACGAGCTTATGCTTTTAATCTTCAAATCAGTCTCATATATTCAACAGTTATTTCGAGTGTAAGGTCAAAATAACAGTTGAGATATGCGCGCAGATGATAAAGGTAAGGTCGTATTGTTGATGATAACAAATTTAGTGATGTCAAAAGTTACTTTAATTGAAAGGATTGCTTTGGAATAAGGGTACTCTAGAGCCACAGCAATTAGGGTCCAACACTGTTGAAACTTTAGACCAAATATAGATTGGTGGAGTAAGAAATGTTTGATGTATGTGTGCAAAAAGTcgtacaatatatatatatagctttaCTGCGAATTGATCGAACTATATCATATTAGCAATCTAGGGAACTAGGACAGTCCATTTCTCAGTAAAAGTATACtgccatttttttctttttgatttaCAAAGCTTCTACGTCATTGTATATTTGGAAATTTGCACATTCAAGTATGTCACTATCACTAATTATGCAACGCAACAAAGATAAAAGCTGTGAAAACCAAGCAATCTTTGTAAGTCACCACTTGTGTAAGTCAAAACCAATCTTTGTAAGTCACCACTTGTGTAATCAAAACCAATCTTTGTAAGTTAAAATCAATCTTTGTAAGTCACCACTTGTGTAATCAAAACCAAGCAATATCAGCTTCAGCATGGGACAAAAGAATAGTAGCTGATGTTAAAGAACCAAATTAGTGGCAACGGGGAGAAAAAGAAACACTATTACCTTCAATGCAATAAAACCAACGCCCGGATTATCTTCCCAACTTCTGTACAGCTTCTGCAAATCTAGCCCCCTATAAAATCACCACAGACTACTCAATAATAGGTGTTATCCAAAATCccaaaccaaacaatagaaactAAATGCAGCAAACAACTAATTGGACTACAGTACAAAGTTCTAGTATAGGAAACAACAAATTCACCGATCTCTGCATTGTCATCCTACCTCTCTAACCGACTTCTCCTATGTCTTGATCATGCACTTCCCTTGACCTTTGAAATTTAGTCTGGGGaaccaatgaaattgaattgctctctggttttgctttcaaaaagaaaaagaaaaaaatacaaaatgagAGTACATCATTTTCATTCACAAATTTTCTCAACTTCGATGTTTGACAAAGCAGAAAACCAAAATAAGATGGAAAAAAGCATGCAATGCCTTCTTGTTGGTGATTACCTTCTGTGTTAAAAGACAAATTCTTCTTTGCATACGAAGCAGCATCACCCATTAAAACAGCAAGCCCAAAAATTCTGCACAACAGCCaattgaacaaaagaaaaattcgaTAGAAATCTTACTAAAAGTGAGCGTGATTGAGCCCATGTATTGGAAAACTGAGCCAAGAAGGGGAAAAAAGTGGAACcctcatcaaaatcaaaaccatacCTTTTAAGTATTCTGTTGGCCGGTGAACTTCTTTTTCAATTGAAGTATATGATCGTGAGCGGTGATTCCATAGGAAAGAGGAGAACTCTTTTGCACGGATTAGAAAACGTGGGAGAGGAAACTGCAAATCAGTTTTTGATATTAGGAAAAAGCTGAAACTGATCCAGACGTTACTTTTTTGCCCACTGTTGGCGTTAGTTTTTATCTTTTCAGAAAAGGATGTCAATATTTGGTGGGAAATTAGAATTTAGCTAAAACTGACCGAGCGGGATTCTTAAAATTTTAAAGTTATTAACGATTTGCTTGCTTATgccttattttttcttttttggtggaTCAAAAGGCCCGGCTTATAATTAAGCAAATTAAACGCAACAGGACAAGCTTGGAATATTGTTTCTCACTTCCTAGCTTTGatgaattaaaataaaatcttttaaataaacaaaatttaaaaaaggaCAAGCAACACTTTTGATATATGTAGATTGATAACGGTTTTAACTGTACCGTTGTATAAATTAAATTTATAAATTTCTAACCAAGGGACCAACGCTTTGTTACTATCTATAGATAACGGTTTCTACCACACCGTTGTATAAGTTAAATGAGAAAATTTCTAACCAAGGGACCAACACTTTTTTAATATCTATAGATAACGGTTTCGACAATACTGTTGTATAAGTTAAATGAGAAAACTTCTAACCAAGGGACCAACACTTTTTTAATATCTACTGATAACGGTTTCAACTATAccgttgtaaaaaaaaaaaaccacaacgtTTTTTATTAAACCGTTATCTAGGTAACGCTGTCTATTTTCAATTTTGTACTAGTGTAAGTCGACCAGCCATGTCTCTGATGTACCCTTTTTGCTTCCATCCTTGCAGCCGAGGCAGCACCAACCACAATAGTGATCTGGTCCTGCGTTTCGAGGAACATTATGTACAGGATACCCCAATTCTTGGCACCCTCTTCTCAAAACAGCATTGTTGAATCCTTCTTCATGTATGTCAGATTGAACTCCCATTCGTTGGCAGACAATATCCATGGCTTCTTGATATAGTTGACTGTTGAACAGTTCTAGCCGATGGTGACTGCACCATTCGCTAATTACATGCTGAGGTGTTCGAATTGAGGCTGACCAGTTGATTGTAGAGCCTCCACCAACAGTGGAGCCAGCAAGTAGTAAAACCCCCATATCATCAGTTGCAACCAAACCTCCTGATAGGTACATTTGATCCATTGTGGGTCCTTCAAGAAGTGTAAGGTTCTTCCTGGCATGATAGTCTCCCTTGTCCAAAACGATCACTTTGTAACCAGCCTTGGCCAGAACGCCAGCAACAACACCACCGCCAGAGCCTGAACCAATTACTACAGCATCGCATCGGAAAATTAAAGAGGGGTCGGAGGATGTTTTTGGCGAGTAAATAACGGAGACTGGAATTCCAAATCTCATTAGACTATTGGCAACTACATCCTTTGGTTTGCTCAAATTGATGATGCCATGGTAAAGAGGTCCAAAGAATTCTTCTTTGTAATCTCTTTGATATTCTTGTTCTTCAGTGTCTGGTCTTTCATATCCGTTTCTTGTTGATGCTGTTGATAGATTGGTTTTGTTAAGGATATCTGGATCAGGTCCCGTGTAGCCAATTGCTTTCCAAGATAGGTTCTCATCATTCTCATCCACCTGTAGTTACGAGAATCCTTAGTGTCAGCATTGTAACTTTGTTACTAATGAATTCTATGTATGTTATATATAGCTTTTTCTATATTCTTTTCTAATGCAAGGAGGCGAGGAAAGTGGAATAAGAATATGTATATTTTACTTGAGTGAAGAAGACGAGGAGAGTGAGAAGCTTGATGGTCTTGAAGAACATCCGACGGAGATGAAAGTAACTGAGAGACCATGACACCACTATCTGTTCTCGTTTCTGCTGAGAAACTTGGGCAAAACTCTGAAAGTAGGGAAATTGGGTTGACAAGCTGCCTCTTCCACATAATATGAAGGTTCCTATCCATGTTGACAAGAGCCATAATGATAATCGCATCAACCACTTCATTGGATGCTCTAGCCTCTCACTAATCAAACCCCCTAGCTGCAAATAGATTTTTGAGTAAGACTTAATTAGCTATAACTAGATGATTAGTAAGTAACATAGCTAGAACAGCAGGTAATCAAAAAATTTATCAACATAAGTAAAGAAATATGTTTGGATCATTCATGGTTAAGAGCCCCGTCTATTTCACATTGCATTAGCTCTAACACTACTTACTGAGAGTTCAGGCCGGTCTTCTGCCTCCTACTTTGATTGATCACTACTTTACCAGTTCAGTTTGGCGACATAATTGTGGTAGAGCATCTTTATAGACCTTGAAATAATTCCGACTTAACAGGTCTTTGTGTGTCATGCTCGTACTAGTGGTCAGGTTAATCAGATAGTACATAGGATATTAGGATAGCTGGGTGAGCTATAGATTCTAGTTAATTAACTCTTTGCATGTGGTTCACTtttgttcttgattttattgatgatgtatttttttttttggtaaattaattttttttttggtaaattaaCTTGTAtactaaaagaaaaagaggGGCCATAGGCCAATACAAAGAACGACGATCCCAGGGAAACAACCTGGGGCGTAAAATTGCTTACTATATATCGTAATTAAGGTTCCAAATCCTACTTCTTTTTggctcaaaaaccaaaaacaagaaaaataaaaaaaaacctcatTATGAACAATGACTTATCCAGATGAGACAATTATATATGATATTCACACACTAATTCACAGTTCCCAACTCCTAACAAAAATTTTATCTGCTAAATGCAAGTTTCAACAGTAATACTGAGCATGCAACTTACAAGTTGACCTGTAAATAGACCGGATTTTGAGCGGATTGACCTAGATCTGAATTTGTTTagtaataaaaaatttcaaccTTACCCGCTCTGTTAATCTAGCGGATCGTTAATAGCTCAATCCAAATCCGTATTGGCCGGATTAAAGGaaacccgatccgctaatccgatccgtttattacaaatagttttttaaatagtaatattaaattttaatcatgatacctcataaaaacattaataaaatattaaaacaacatgaagagTATCGCTAAAAGttgaattacattatcaaaatattccctaaaatctatactattattaagagaaaagagcttgctctccaaaactgaattttttttaccaatttaatatttatatattaaaaaactatgaaatataattgaTCAATAAGAATATTATGATAAATTgcaaaatagaagaaaaaaaattaaaaaagcaaaaaatgtGGTAGTTTGTACAGAAAGTTTTTTCACTacctttaacttctctccacacacaCATAGTGGGTGGGTCCTGCTAGTTATAAACTAAGGTAACCAAAATATTAAATTTCcaaagtattaaaaaaaatattaaatttcCAAAGTACTTTTAATATTTTatactttatttttttaaaaaaatatatccaTATTTCATCTGTTAAATAAACAGATTAACGGatccggatcattaacggagcAACATATCTAATTTTTAAATCCAAACCCGTCTAATAACCATGAATCCGGAGCGGATCCGGATCTGGATCAAAATCCGATCCATTTACAGGTTACTTACAAGAACATGGGAAACATGTAGATCAATaactgaaggaatggatggatttcaaaactttttaattagtgcggaattagtttaaccattaaactactaactaaacataaaatccattcctttaacccatgatcttggcttattgtgatatgtatataaacatagcatgcatagtaaggaagaacaaagagggagtttatgttctactcacccttggagcgtgattttaatccgatccaagtgaaccaccaaagttcctctccttgatctctccttgtgtgtgtttcctccaccttgaagcaccttgaattaagaactccttcttgtactccttgtgcttgtaatattctccttgatgtaacaagtaaagccacaaaaatatatggcctctaaggatcttcaccaagtgaatcaagagatgaagaaagatgaaagaaaagaagaaattatgcaagtgttcttctttcctttaatttctgaaaaatggaccaagagagaactctctttctctctctctaatctgaaaataatggtGTAGAGATCCTTCCATTATTATgtctatgctttcacttttatataattggaaataactccaattactaaaagaaaatattgactttcataaagccaatattttggctggtccatacatgttattgggcactaaaaatgtgtcttgggctttcatttaaatctcatttagtgaagcccaagtccacaccaaaatccgacaatcgtttaggcccaataggttcggttttacccgaaaattctaattatgttcaaataataaatctaattaattatttgctcataaccaactcttgtttaatcttcttcatatacaatctcaaggatccacttatatggtgtgcgatctctttggttctaattaacaaggcagtgaagtttatagaaaccattctattttgtttacgaatcaaaaactccatttttgattctcccttgttattaggataataaatgtttattaatcctcggggacttcacaagtcatgagtgacgtcttgcaacatatcatgactaccctagttaatgtagaatgacaaagaacctattcaattggaattacaatacaatacggtccttctctaacacgatgttctaaatcacatcatcggggtatggaattgatatgtcaatcccctaatgtgattttcattcttatgtgattcttagaatatgattaaaaactcctttttaaatctcattcaatgctttggccaaagactcattgaatcacatctttgaacatacaccttatttacttaaggatagagattccttgttgtacactcacatgtctacatgaccgaattgattataccaatgaatgcatctattatatccattaagggacacaatattattgcatcatcaagagataatccattcactcataagacaactatggtgtctcaggtcaaaggactaatttgtattattgcaatttagagttcaagtttgacatgtaagtaagactccatacaagaactctaatgatcgcgttcagtgtactctttaagttaagagcacccacatacttgtattagtgtctctacacaaatgacaagagacatatcatcctccatattgagcatacatagtatgtgctagtctttccggattatcaatgtccaagtgataatcctatgactaggaaccttttaggataagagtgtgaaagagtaaaggtctcacacatctaactctttagattactttctctttaactcatattccttggaccttgttcaatcaaatattaaatataagcaatgaacaataaacttgccct encodes the following:
- the LOC133744651 gene encoding long-chain-alcohol oxidase FAO4A-like, producing MTHKDLLSRNYFKVYKDALPQLCRQTELLGGLISERLEHPMKWLMRLSLWLLSTWIGTFILCGRGSLSTQFPYFQSFAQVSQQKREQIVVSWSLSYFHLRRMFFKTIKLLTLLVFFTQVDENDENLSWKAIGYTGPDPDILNKTNLSTASTRNGYERPDTEEQEYQRDYKEEFFGPLYHGIINLSKPKDVVANSLMRFGIPVSVIYSPKTSSDPSLIFRCDAVVIGSGSGGGVVAGVLAKAGYKVIVLDKGDYHARKNLTLLEGPTMDQMYLSGGLVATDDMGVLLLAGSTVGGGSTINWSASIRTPQHVISEWCSHHRLELFNSQLYQEAMDIVCQRMGVQSDIHEEGFNNAVLRRGCQELGYPVHNVPRNAGPDHYCGWCCLGCKDGSKKGTSETWLVDLH